A region from the Qingrenia yutianensis genome encodes:
- a CDS encoding DUF4314 domain-containing protein, which produces MRIPTHEKVERLRERYPKGTRVVLNTPFDDPYAEQTAGDRATVELVDDLGQLVCRWDCGSSLSLIPGEDDFRKLTEEELKEEQNEQTQDDMNLSM; this is translated from the coding sequence ATGAGAATACCAACGCATGAGAAAGTAGAACGGCTGCGAGAACGATATCCCAAAGGTACGAGGGTAGTGTTAAACACTCCTTTTGACGATCCCTATGCAGAGCAAACCGCCGGAGACAGAGCAACGGTGGAATTGGTGGACGACTTGGGACAATTAGTGTGCCGATGGGATTGCGGAAGTTCACTTTCGTTAATTCCCGGCGAGGACGATTTCAGAAAACTGACCGAGGAAGAATTAAAAGAGGAACAGAATGAACAGACGCAGGATGACATGAATTTGAGTATGTGA
- a CDS encoding antirestriction protein ArdA, whose protein sequence is MINREEIAKNVQRLLQGYADSSNDIKITARTPKEADVYIDGKLFNTYLTEEKRFKNNIVKPQKLDDIFKITVNISRDDLAETKSQYEGAEIQLPATENEIKDAFERARITGEEQPYTIKNCRLYRQDAEIDLGAGADYIAKLNYLAKVMSRFSVYEHKLFRGYRQKKSLSLTDIDDLINISYNLHCCELVDGVCDAETLGRMYADNGMLEWLENANKEIWRFIDYEAIGENIRDTEKGIFTDDGYFTCNENEFSKVYDGVKFPEIFDDDKYIFKLYIAPKKSDGEKPERWLTLPVSKEGKANFLRELGADSFDDCVLLAVQSMEANIPMCVKDLSQLGLLNSLAHRMRDMEKSGELAKFKAVLEGFGCETLECATEYANRLQDFILYPEASSAIEYAKEIYTETFGRVIPEGFEKHFNFASYSVELMKTDKIAVTEYGVIKDKAAQNEPF, encoded by the coding sequence GTGATTAACCGTGAAGAAATTGCGAAAAATGTTCAGCGGCTGTTGCAGGGATATGCCGATTCAAGCAACGACATTAAAATAACCGCAAGAACACCAAAGGAAGCCGATGTGTATATAGACGGCAAGCTGTTTAACACATATCTGACAGAGGAAAAGAGGTTCAAAAACAATATCGTCAAGCCGCAAAAGCTTGACGATATTTTCAAAATAACCGTTAATATTTCACGAGATGATTTGGCTGAAACAAAATCACAGTACGAAGGTGCGGAAATTCAGCTTCCGGCAACGGAAAATGAGATTAAAGACGCTTTCGAAAGAGCGAGAATAACCGGGGAGGAGCAGCCGTACACAATTAAAAACTGCAGACTGTACAGGCAAGACGCAGAAATTGATTTGGGCGCCGGGGCGGACTATATTGCAAAGCTTAACTACCTTGCGAAAGTTATGAGCAGATTCTCGGTATATGAACATAAACTGTTTCGTGGATACAGACAGAAAAAAAGTCTCTCGCTTACGGATATTGATGACCTTATAAATATATCATACAACCTGCATTGTTGCGAATTGGTTGACGGTGTGTGCGATGCCGAAACACTTGGCAGAATGTATGCCGATAACGGAATGCTTGAATGGCTGGAAAATGCAAATAAGGAAATATGGCGTTTCATTGATTACGAAGCAATCGGAGAAAACATTCGGGATACCGAAAAAGGAATTTTCACGGATGACGGGTATTTTACTTGCAATGAAAATGAATTTTCAAAGGTATATGACGGAGTTAAATTCCCCGAAATATTTGATGATGATAAATACATTTTCAAACTGTATATAGCGCCGAAAAAATCAGACGGCGAAAAGCCGGAAAGGTGGCTTACGCTCCCGGTTTCAAAGGAAGGTAAAGCCAACTTTTTAAGAGAACTCGGTGCAGACAGCTTTGACGACTGTGTTTTGCTTGCAGTGCAGAGCATGGAAGCCAATATCCCTATGTGCGTTAAAGATCTGTCGCAGCTCGGACTGTTAAATTCACTTGCACACAGAATGCGTGATATGGAAAAGTCGGGCGAGCTTGCTAAATTCAAAGCCGTGCTTGAAGGATTTGGGTGCGAAACTCTTGAATGTGCCACCGAATACGCAAACAGACTGCAGGACTTTATTTTGTATCCCGAAGCGTCCTCTGCAATAGAATACGCAAAGGAGATATACACCGAAACCTTTGGCAGAGTTATTCCGGAGGGCTTTGAAAAGCACTTTAATTTTGCGTCATATTCTGTTGAGCTTATGAAAACCGACAAGATCGCAGTAACCGAGTATGGTGTGATTAAGGATAAGGCGGCACAAAACGAACCGTTCTAA